One part of the Dermacentor silvarum isolate Dsil-2018 chromosome 6, BIME_Dsil_1.4, whole genome shotgun sequence genome encodes these proteins:
- the LOC119455280 gene encoding leukocyte elastase inhibitor, with the protein MKIAWLALCVMAPLGVHGGLLDSIRELKVQKAQQRSQKTIGDVVNSNNGLGISLLQALGEQNVLLSPVSVNIVLHMVLMGARGRTAYQMSAQMGNPSSALMSELLGKMSSPGGGSRATALDHASAVLIQEGAPFNASYYREINRLFDASLATVQFGQGRGSDVVKEVNEWASRKTRGRIPHFLEEAPEETTKMLVLNAMYFKGDWKTKFDPEFTDKRVFRNEDGTIANVPIMFIIETFDFGHDDGLNVDALRVPYADDQYSMILMLPRNRQSPLASVVQGLSAAKINEIIDNMEPEQVELSLPKLSLQKMLKLRAPLEKLGLRVPFTDAADFKGISKELDLRLNEILHKGALDVDEVGTRAVAATQAQFVSKSLVHFKQFTVDRPFLALIRHEPTGAILFIVQVVSMQA; encoded by the coding sequence ATGAAGATCGCGTGGCTCGCTCTGTGCGTCATGGCTCCTCTGGGAGTTCATGGGGGTCTTTTAGACTCCATCCGTGAACTCAAAGTGCAAAAAGCGCAACAACGGTCGCAGAAAACTATCGGCGATGTTGTGAATAGCAACAACGGGCTGGGCATCAGCCTTCTCCAAGCCTTAGGCGAACAGAATGTGCTGCTTTCTCCAGTTAGTGTCAACATCGTCCTTCATATGGTTCTCATGGGAGCGCGCGGACGCACAGCCTACCAAATGTCCGCTCAGATGGGCAATCCTTCAAGTGCCCTCATGAGTGAGCTTCTGGGCAAAATGTCATCCCCTGGCGGCGGCAGCAGGGCCACAGCTTTGGATCACGCCTCGGCTGTGCTCATTCAAGAAGGCGCTCCCTTTAATGCCAGCTACTATCGCGAGATCAACCGACTGTTTGACGCCAGCCTCGCAACAGTGCAATTCGGCCAAGGCCGAGGAAGCGACGTCGTCAAAGAGGTCAACGAGTGGGCCAGCAGAAAGACTCGTGGACGGATACCTCATTTTCTGGAAGAGGCCCCCGAGGAAACCACAAAGATGCTGGTACTCAACGCTATGTATTTCAAAGGCGACTGGAAGACTAAGTTCGATCCCGAGTTCACCGACAAGCGTGTTTTCCGCAACGAAGATGGAACCATTGCCAATGTTCCCATTATGTTCATCATTGAAACCTTCGATTTCGGGCATGACGACGGTCTGAACGTGGACGCCCTCAGGGTGCCGTACGCGGATGACCAGTATAGCATGATACTGATGCTTCCGCGAAATCGTCAGAGCCCCCTGGCGAGCGTTGTGCAAGGCCTGAGCGCAGCAAAGATAAACGAAATCATCGATAACATGGAGCCCGAGCAAGTTGAGCTCAGCCTTCCCAAGTTGAGCTTGCAGAAGATGCTCAAGTTGCGCGCTCCTCTCGAGAAACTAGGGCTCAGAGTGCCCTTCACGGACGCCGCGGATTTCAAGGGAATAAGCAAAGAATTGGACCTGCGACTTAACGAGATCCTCCACAAGGGGGCGTTGGACGTTGATGAGGTGGGGACGCGTGCCGTCGCGGCGACGCAAGCGCAGTTTGTGTCCAAGTCCCTCGTGCACTTCAAACAGTTCACTGTTGATCGCCCATTTTTGGCGCTTATCCGGCACGAACCCACCGGAGCGATCCTGTTCATTGTTCAGGTCGTATCCATGCAGGCGTGA